A single genomic interval of Corvus hawaiiensis isolate bCorHaw1 chromosome 5, bCorHaw1.pri.cur, whole genome shotgun sequence harbors:
- the RAPGEF2 gene encoding rap guanine nucleotide exchange factor 2 isoform X18, whose protein sequence is MAFLVRCYANCLQPWSSKLPADFTKLHLTDSLHPQVTHVSSSHSGCSITSDSGSSSLSDIYQATESEAGDMDLSGLPETAVDSEDDDDEEDIERASDPLMSRDIVRDCLEKDPIDRTDDDIEQLLEFMHQLPAFANMTMSVRRELCAVMVFAVVERAGTIVLNDGEELDSWSVILNGSVEVTYPDGRTEILCMGNSFGVSPTMEKEYMKGVMRTKVDDCQFVCIAQQDYCRILNQVEKNMQKVEEEGEIVMVKEHRELDRTGTRKGHIVIKGTAERLTMHLVEEHSVVDPTFIEDFLLTYRTFLSSPMEVGKKLLEWFNDPSLRDKVTRVVLLWVNNHFNDFEGDPAMTRFLEEFENNLEREKMGGHLRLLNIACAAKAKRRLITLTKPSREAPLPFILLGGSEKGFGIFVDSVDFGSKATEAGLKRGDQILEVNGQNFENIQLTKAMEILRNNTHLSITVKTNLFVFKELLTRLSEEKRNGAPHLPKIGDIKKASRYSIPDLAVDVEQVIGLEKVNKKSKANTVGGRNKLKKILDKTRISILPQKPYNDIGIGQSQDDSIVGLRQTKHIPPALPVSGTLSSSNPDLLQSHHRILDFNTTPDLPDQVLRVFKADQQSRYIMISKDTTAKEVVIQAIREFALTATPDAYSLCEVSVTPEGVIKQRRLPDQLSKLADRIQLSGRYYLKNNMETETLCSDEDAQELLRESQISLLQLSTVEVATQLSMRNFELFRNIEPTEYIDDLFKLKSKTGCTNLKRFEEVINQETFWVASEILRETNQLKRMKIIKHFIKIALHCRECKNFNSMFAIISGLNLAPVARLRTTWEKLPSKYEKLFQDLQDLFDPSRNMAKYRNVLNSQNLQPPIIPLFPVIKKDLTFLHEGNDSKVEGLVNFEKLRMIAKEIRHVGRMASVNMDPALMFRTRKKKWRSLGSLSQGSTNAAVLDVAQTGGHKKRVRRSSFLNAKKLYEDAQMARKVKQYLSNLDLEMDEESLQTLSLQCEPATNTLPKNTGDKRSGKSETSPVAPRAGIQQKVQQQQQHKVNQALQVPAVSLYPSRKKVPVKDLPPFGINSPQALKKILSLSEEGSLDRHKKASEDTVSSASSQLSSPPTSPQSSPRKGYTLAPSSTVDNFSDSGHSEISSRSSIVSNSSFDSMPVSLHDERRQRHSVSIVETNLGVGRIDRRIMIEPDQYSLGSYAPLSETRGLYAGATVLSSPSTEELSQDQGDRASLDAADSGRGSWTSCSSGSHDNIQTIQHQRSWETLPFGHAHFDSSGDGAGLWASGGHMDQLMFPDHGTKYGRQSQGREGLDQAQSRASWASSTGYWGEDSEGDTGTIKRRGGKDVSIEAETNSITSVPAEETKPAPVPTHTAAASSSTKGLGARKEGRYREPPPTPPGYVGIPIAEFAEGGSHPTRKPPDYNIALQRSRMVARTCETHGTTAPQQQSHGHSTGRPVNKPQWHKPNESDPRLAHYPSQGFSTEEDEDEQVSAV, encoded by the exons GCTACAGAAAGTGAGGCTGGTGATATGGATCTTAGTGGATTGCCAGAGACAGCAGTGGATTctgaggatgatgatgatgaagaagaCATTGAAAGGGCATCAGATCCTTTGATGAGTAGGGATATTGTTAGAGACTGCTTGGAGAAAGACCCAATAGACAGAACAGATGATGACATTG aacAACTACTGGAATTCATGCATCAATTGCCTGCTTTTGCCAACATGACAATGTCAGTGAGGAGAGAGCTCTGTGCTGTAATGGTGTTTGCAGTTGTGGAGAGAGCAGGAACTATTGTACTAAACGATGGGGAAGAG CTGGATTCTTGGTCAGTCATTTTGAATGGCTCTGTGGAAGTGACATACCCTGATGGAAGAACAGAGATATTGTGCATGGGGAACAGTTTTGGTGTTTCCCCCACCATGGAAAAGGAATATATGAAAGGAGTGATGAGAACCAAAGTGGATGACTGCCAG TTTGTTTGTATAGCCCAGCAAGATTATTGCCGCATCCTCAACCAAGTGGAAAAGAACATGCAGAAGGtggaagaggagggggagatTGTGATGGTGaaggagcacagggagctcGACCGCACTGGAACAAGGAAAGGTCACATTGTCATCAAg gGAACAGCTGAAAGGTTAACAATGCATTTGGTGGAAGAGCACTCTGTAGTAGACCCAACATTTATAGAAGACTTCCTGTTGACGTATAGGACCTTTCTTTCCAGCCCAATGGAAGTGGGCAAGAAGTTGTTGGAGTGGTTCAATGACCCCAGCCTCAGGGATAAG GTTACACGGGTAGTATTGTTGTGGGTGAACAATCACTTCAATGATTTTGAAGGAGATCCTGCTATGACTCGATTCCTGGAAGAATTTGAGAACAATTTGGAGAGGGAG AAAATGGGTGGACATTTGAGGCTGTTAAATATTGCTTGTGCTGCTAAAGCTAAACGAAGATTGATAACCTTAACAAAGCCATCTCGAGAAGCCCCTTTGCCTTTTATCTTGCTGGGAGGGTCAGAAAAGGGATTTGGAATCTTTGTTGACAGTGTAGATTTTGGTAGCAAAGCTACAGAAGCAGGCTTGAAACGTGGAGACCAG ATATTGGAAGTGAATGGTCAAAACTTTGAAAACATTCAGCTGACAAAAGCCATGGAAATCCTTAGAAATAACACTCATCTGTCTATCACTGTGAAAACCAATTTATTTG TTTTTAAAGAACTCTTAACACGGttgtcagaggaaaaaagaaatggtgCTCCCCACCTGCCTAAAATAGGTGATATTAAAAAGGCGAGTCGTTACTCCATCCCTGACCTTGCTGTTGATGTGGAGCAGGTAATAGGATTAGAAAAAGTGAATAAGAAAAGTAAAGCCAACACAGTTGGGGGAAGAAATAAGTTAAAGAAGATACTTGACAAGACTCGAATCAGTATTCTGCCTCAGAAACCATACAA TGACATTGGAATTGGCCAGTCTCAGGATGACAGCattgtgggactgaggcaaaCAAAGCACATTCCTCCTGCTTTACCTGTCAGTGGAACCCTGTCATCCAGTAATCCCGATCTACTGCAGTCTCATCACCGCATCTTAGACTTTAATACTACTCCAG acttaCCAGACCAAGTTCTGCGGGTTTTCAAGGCAGACCAGCAGAGCCGCTACATCATGATCAGTAAGGACacaacagcaaaggaagtggTCATCCAGGCCATCAGGGAATTTGCTCTCACTGCAACCCCTGATGCATATTCACTATGCGAAGTCTCTGTCACACCTGAGGGTGTCATCAAGCAAAGGAGGCTTCCTGACCAGCTATCCAAGCTTGCTGACAGGATACAGCTGAGTGGCAG gtaTTACCTGAAGAACAACATGGAAACAGAAACTCTTTGTTCAGATGAAGATGCTCAAGAATTACTAAGGGAAAGCCAAATTTCCCTCCTACAGCTCAGTACTGTTGAGGTGGCTACCCAACTCTCCATGAGAAACTTTGAGCTGTTCCGTAATATCGAACCCACAGAATACATAGATGACTTGTTTAAACTCAAGTCAAAAACAGGCTGCACTAATCTAAAGAGGTTTGAAGAAGTGATAAATCAAGAAACATTCTGGGTGGCTTCTGAGATTCTAAGAGAAACCAACCAGCTGAAAAGGATGAAGATCATTAAGCATTTCATTAAGATAGCACTACACTGCAGAGAATGCAAGAACTTCAACTCGATGTTTGCCATTATTAG cGGCCTGAATTTGGCACCAGTTGCAAGGCTCCGAACTACTTGGGAAAAACTTCCAAGCAAGTATGAAAAACTGTTTCAAGATCTGCAGGACTTGTTTGATCCATCTAGGAATATGGCGAAATACCGTAATGTCCTTAACAGCCAAAACCTACAGCCCCCTATTATCCCCCTGTTTCCTGTCATCAAAAAAGACCTTACATTCCTTCATGAAG GAAATGATTCTAAAGTGGAGGGTCTGGTGAATTTTGAGAAGCTGCGGATGATTGCGAAGGAGATACGCCATGTGGGTCGCATGGCGTCTGTGAACATGGATCCTGCTCTAATGTTTAGAACAAG gaagaagaaatggagGAGTTTGGG GTCTCTCAGCCAGGGCAGTACCaatgcagctgtgctggatgTTGCACAAACAGGGGGGCATAAAAAGCGGGTCCGTCGCAGCTCCTTTCTTAACGCTAAAAAGCTCTATGAAGATGCTCAGATGGCACGGAAAGTAAAGCAGTATCTCTCAAACTTGGATCTGGAAATGGATGAAGAGAGCCTCCAGACACTCTCTCTGCAGTGTGAGCCAGCCACCAACACAT tGCCGAAGAACACAGGAGACAAGCGATCTGGGAAGTCTGAAACGTCACCAGTGGCTCCCCGGGCAGGCATCCAGCAGAAAGtgcagcagcaacaacagcatAAAGTAAACCAAGCATTGCAGGTCCCGGCCGTGTCTCTTTATCCCTCTCGCAAGAAAGTGCCAGTCAAAGACCTCCCACCATTTG GCATTAACTCCCCACaagctttaaagaaaatccTTTCATTATCAGAAGAAGGAAGTTTGGATCGTCACAAGAAAGCATCTGAAGACACTGTCTCAAGTGCATCTTCGCAGCTGTCTTCTCCTCCTACTTCACCACAGAGCTCTCCAAGGAAAG GCTACACTTTGGCTCCAAGCAGCACCGTGGATAACTTTTCCGATTCTGGTCACAGTGAAATTTCTTCTAGATCTAGTATTGTCAGCAATTCCTCTTTTGACTCTATGCCAGTCTCCCTGCATGATGAGAGGAGACAGAGGCATTCTGTCAGCATCGTGGAGACAAATCTTGGTGTGGGAAGGATTGATAGAAGAATCATGATTGAACCAGATCAATACAGCTTAGG CTCATATGCACCGCTGTCAGAGACCAGAGGCCTGTATGCTGGAGCAACTGTACTTTCTTCTCCTAGTACAGAAGAGCTGTCACAGGACCAGGGGGACAGAGCTTCGCTCGACGCAGCTGACAGCGGCCGTGGGAGCTGGACTTCTTGTTCGAGTGGTTCTCATGATAACATCCAGACAATCCAGCACCAGAGAAGCTGGGAGACTCTACCTTTTGGACATGCTCACTTTGATAGTTCAGGCGATGGGGCAGGACTGTGGGCTTCAGGCGGCCACATGGACCAGCTGATGTTCCCTGACCATGGCACAAAGTATGGCAGGCAAAGTCAAGGCAGGGAGGGCCTTGATCAAGCACAGTCCAGAGCAAGTTGGGCATCTTCCACAGGATATTGGGGAGAGGACTCTGAGGGTGATACAGGTACCATAAAGCGGAGGGGTGGGAAGGATGTTTCGATTGAAGCTGAAACCAATAGCATAACATCTGTAccagcagaggagacaaagcCAGCTCCTGTGCCcactcacacagcagcagcatcaagTAGTACAAAGGGCCTTGGTG cacGAAAAGAGGGTCGATATCGGGAACCACCTCCAACTCCTCCTGGTTATGTAGGAATTCCTATTGCTGAGTTTGCAGAAGGTGGCTCCCATCCAACCAGGAAGCCTCCAGACTACAACATAGCACTTCAGAGGTCTAGAATGGTGGCACGGACATGTGAGACTCATGGGACAacagctccacagcagcagtCACACGGCCACTCAACTGGCAGGCCTGTGAACAAACCTCAGTGGCATAAACCAAATGAGTCAGATCCACGTCTTGCTCACTATCCGTCTCAAGGGTTTTCCACAGAGGAAGATG AAGATGAACAAGTCTCTGCTGTCTAA
- the RAPGEF2 gene encoding rap guanine nucleotide exchange factor 2 isoform X16, whose protein sequence is MKPLAIQANHGVMGQQEKHSLPADFTKLHLTDSLHPQVTHVSSSHSGCSITSDSGSSSLSDIYQATESEAGDMDLSGLPETAVDSEDDDDEEDIERASDPLMSRDIVRDCLEKDPIDRTDDDIEQLLEFMHQLPAFANMTMSVRRELCAVMVFAVVERAGTIVLNDGEELDSWSVILNGSVEVTYPDGRTEILCMGNSFGVSPTMEKEYMKGVMRTKVDDCQFVCIAQQDYCRILNQVEKNMQKVEEEGEIVMVKEHRELDRTGTRKGHIVIKGTAERLTMHLVEEHSVVDPTFIEDFLLTYRTFLSSPMEVGKKLLEWFNDPSLRDKVTRVVLLWVNNHFNDFEGDPAMTRFLEEFENNLEREKMGGHLRLLNIACAAKAKRRLITLTKPSREAPLPFILLGGSEKGFGIFVDSVDFGSKATEAGLKRGDQILEVNGQNFENIQLTKAMEILRNNTHLSITVKTNLFVFKELLTRLSEEKRNGAPHLPKIGDIKKASRYSIPDLAVDVEQVIGLEKVNKKSKANTVGGRNKLKKILDKTRISILPQKPYNDIGIGQSQDDSIVGLRQTKHIPPALPVSGTLSSSNPDLLQSHHRILDFNTTPDLPDQVLRVFKADQQSRYIMISKDTTAKEVVIQAIREFALTATPDAYSLCEVSVTPEGVIKQRRLPDQLSKLADRIQLSGRYYLKNNMETETLCSDEDAQELLRESQISLLQLSTVEVATQLSMRNFELFRNIEPTEYIDDLFKLKSKTGCTNLKRFEEVINQETFWVASEILRETNQLKRMKIIKHFIKIALHCRECKNFNSMFAIISGLNLAPVARLRTTWEKLPSKYEKLFQDLQDLFDPSRNMAKYRNVLNSQNLQPPIIPLFPVIKKDLTFLHEGNDSKVEGLVNFEKLRMIAKEIRHVGRMASVNMDPALMFRTRKKKWRSLGSLSQGSTNAAVLDVAQTGGHKKRVRRSSFLNAKKLYEDAQMARKVKQYLSNLDLEMDEESLQTLSLQCEPATNTLPKNTGDKRSGKSETSPVAPRAGIQQKVQQQQQHKVNQALQVPAVSLYPSRKKVPVKDLPPFGINSPQALKKILSLSEEGSLDRHKKASEDTVSSASSQLSSPPTSPQSSPRKGYTLAPSSTVDNFSDSGHSEISSRSSIVSNSSFDSMPVSLHDERRQRHSVSIVETNLGVGRIDRRIMIEPDQYSLGSYAPLSETRGLYAGATVLSSPSTEELSQDQGDRASLDAADSGRGSWTSCSSGSHDNIQTIQHQRSWETLPFGHAHFDSSGDGAGLWASGGHMDQLMFPDHGTKYGRQSQGREGLDQAQSRASWASSTGYWGEDSEGDTGTIKRRGGKDVSIEAETNSITSVPAEETKPAPVPTHTAAASSSTKGLGARKEGRYREPPPTPPGYVGIPIAEFAEGGSHPTRKPPDYNIALQRSRMVARTCETHGTTAPQQQSHGHSTGRPVNKPQWHKPNESDPRLAHYPSQGFSTEEDEDEQVSAV, encoded by the exons GCTACAGAAAGTGAGGCTGGTGATATGGATCTTAGTGGATTGCCAGAGACAGCAGTGGATTctgaggatgatgatgatgaagaagaCATTGAAAGGGCATCAGATCCTTTGATGAGTAGGGATATTGTTAGAGACTGCTTGGAGAAAGACCCAATAGACAGAACAGATGATGACATTG aacAACTACTGGAATTCATGCATCAATTGCCTGCTTTTGCCAACATGACAATGTCAGTGAGGAGAGAGCTCTGTGCTGTAATGGTGTTTGCAGTTGTGGAGAGAGCAGGAACTATTGTACTAAACGATGGGGAAGAG CTGGATTCTTGGTCAGTCATTTTGAATGGCTCTGTGGAAGTGACATACCCTGATGGAAGAACAGAGATATTGTGCATGGGGAACAGTTTTGGTGTTTCCCCCACCATGGAAAAGGAATATATGAAAGGAGTGATGAGAACCAAAGTGGATGACTGCCAG TTTGTTTGTATAGCCCAGCAAGATTATTGCCGCATCCTCAACCAAGTGGAAAAGAACATGCAGAAGGtggaagaggagggggagatTGTGATGGTGaaggagcacagggagctcGACCGCACTGGAACAAGGAAAGGTCACATTGTCATCAAg gGAACAGCTGAAAGGTTAACAATGCATTTGGTGGAAGAGCACTCTGTAGTAGACCCAACATTTATAGAAGACTTCCTGTTGACGTATAGGACCTTTCTTTCCAGCCCAATGGAAGTGGGCAAGAAGTTGTTGGAGTGGTTCAATGACCCCAGCCTCAGGGATAAG GTTACACGGGTAGTATTGTTGTGGGTGAACAATCACTTCAATGATTTTGAAGGAGATCCTGCTATGACTCGATTCCTGGAAGAATTTGAGAACAATTTGGAGAGGGAG AAAATGGGTGGACATTTGAGGCTGTTAAATATTGCTTGTGCTGCTAAAGCTAAACGAAGATTGATAACCTTAACAAAGCCATCTCGAGAAGCCCCTTTGCCTTTTATCTTGCTGGGAGGGTCAGAAAAGGGATTTGGAATCTTTGTTGACAGTGTAGATTTTGGTAGCAAAGCTACAGAAGCAGGCTTGAAACGTGGAGACCAG ATATTGGAAGTGAATGGTCAAAACTTTGAAAACATTCAGCTGACAAAAGCCATGGAAATCCTTAGAAATAACACTCATCTGTCTATCACTGTGAAAACCAATTTATTTG TTTTTAAAGAACTCTTAACACGGttgtcagaggaaaaaagaaatggtgCTCCCCACCTGCCTAAAATAGGTGATATTAAAAAGGCGAGTCGTTACTCCATCCCTGACCTTGCTGTTGATGTGGAGCAGGTAATAGGATTAGAAAAAGTGAATAAGAAAAGTAAAGCCAACACAGTTGGGGGAAGAAATAAGTTAAAGAAGATACTTGACAAGACTCGAATCAGTATTCTGCCTCAGAAACCATACAA TGACATTGGAATTGGCCAGTCTCAGGATGACAGCattgtgggactgaggcaaaCAAAGCACATTCCTCCTGCTTTACCTGTCAGTGGAACCCTGTCATCCAGTAATCCCGATCTACTGCAGTCTCATCACCGCATCTTAGACTTTAATACTACTCCAG acttaCCAGACCAAGTTCTGCGGGTTTTCAAGGCAGACCAGCAGAGCCGCTACATCATGATCAGTAAGGACacaacagcaaaggaagtggTCATCCAGGCCATCAGGGAATTTGCTCTCACTGCAACCCCTGATGCATATTCACTATGCGAAGTCTCTGTCACACCTGAGGGTGTCATCAAGCAAAGGAGGCTTCCTGACCAGCTATCCAAGCTTGCTGACAGGATACAGCTGAGTGGCAG gtaTTACCTGAAGAACAACATGGAAACAGAAACTCTTTGTTCAGATGAAGATGCTCAAGAATTACTAAGGGAAAGCCAAATTTCCCTCCTACAGCTCAGTACTGTTGAGGTGGCTACCCAACTCTCCATGAGAAACTTTGAGCTGTTCCGTAATATCGAACCCACAGAATACATAGATGACTTGTTTAAACTCAAGTCAAAAACAGGCTGCACTAATCTAAAGAGGTTTGAAGAAGTGATAAATCAAGAAACATTCTGGGTGGCTTCTGAGATTCTAAGAGAAACCAACCAGCTGAAAAGGATGAAGATCATTAAGCATTTCATTAAGATAGCACTACACTGCAGAGAATGCAAGAACTTCAACTCGATGTTTGCCATTATTAG cGGCCTGAATTTGGCACCAGTTGCAAGGCTCCGAACTACTTGGGAAAAACTTCCAAGCAAGTATGAAAAACTGTTTCAAGATCTGCAGGACTTGTTTGATCCATCTAGGAATATGGCGAAATACCGTAATGTCCTTAACAGCCAAAACCTACAGCCCCCTATTATCCCCCTGTTTCCTGTCATCAAAAAAGACCTTACATTCCTTCATGAAG GAAATGATTCTAAAGTGGAGGGTCTGGTGAATTTTGAGAAGCTGCGGATGATTGCGAAGGAGATACGCCATGTGGGTCGCATGGCGTCTGTGAACATGGATCCTGCTCTAATGTTTAGAACAAG gaagaagaaatggagGAGTTTGGG GTCTCTCAGCCAGGGCAGTACCaatgcagctgtgctggatgTTGCACAAACAGGGGGGCATAAAAAGCGGGTCCGTCGCAGCTCCTTTCTTAACGCTAAAAAGCTCTATGAAGATGCTCAGATGGCACGGAAAGTAAAGCAGTATCTCTCAAACTTGGATCTGGAAATGGATGAAGAGAGCCTCCAGACACTCTCTCTGCAGTGTGAGCCAGCCACCAACACAT tGCCGAAGAACACAGGAGACAAGCGATCTGGGAAGTCTGAAACGTCACCAGTGGCTCCCCGGGCAGGCATCCAGCAGAAAGtgcagcagcaacaacagcatAAAGTAAACCAAGCATTGCAGGTCCCGGCCGTGTCTCTTTATCCCTCTCGCAAGAAAGTGCCAGTCAAAGACCTCCCACCATTTG GCATTAACTCCCCACaagctttaaagaaaatccTTTCATTATCAGAAGAAGGAAGTTTGGATCGTCACAAGAAAGCATCTGAAGACACTGTCTCAAGTGCATCTTCGCAGCTGTCTTCTCCTCCTACTTCACCACAGAGCTCTCCAAGGAAAG GCTACACTTTGGCTCCAAGCAGCACCGTGGATAACTTTTCCGATTCTGGTCACAGTGAAATTTCTTCTAGATCTAGTATTGTCAGCAATTCCTCTTTTGACTCTATGCCAGTCTCCCTGCATGATGAGAGGAGACAGAGGCATTCTGTCAGCATCGTGGAGACAAATCTTGGTGTGGGAAGGATTGATAGAAGAATCATGATTGAACCAGATCAATACAGCTTAGG CTCATATGCACCGCTGTCAGAGACCAGAGGCCTGTATGCTGGAGCAACTGTACTTTCTTCTCCTAGTACAGAAGAGCTGTCACAGGACCAGGGGGACAGAGCTTCGCTCGACGCAGCTGACAGCGGCCGTGGGAGCTGGACTTCTTGTTCGAGTGGTTCTCATGATAACATCCAGACAATCCAGCACCAGAGAAGCTGGGAGACTCTACCTTTTGGACATGCTCACTTTGATAGTTCAGGCGATGGGGCAGGACTGTGGGCTTCAGGCGGCCACATGGACCAGCTGATGTTCCCTGACCATGGCACAAAGTATGGCAGGCAAAGTCAAGGCAGGGAGGGCCTTGATCAAGCACAGTCCAGAGCAAGTTGGGCATCTTCCACAGGATATTGGGGAGAGGACTCTGAGGGTGATACAGGTACCATAAAGCGGAGGGGTGGGAAGGATGTTTCGATTGAAGCTGAAACCAATAGCATAACATCTGTAccagcagaggagacaaagcCAGCTCCTGTGCCcactcacacagcagcagcatcaagTAGTACAAAGGGCCTTGGTG cacGAAAAGAGGGTCGATATCGGGAACCACCTCCAACTCCTCCTGGTTATGTAGGAATTCCTATTGCTGAGTTTGCAGAAGGTGGCTCCCATCCAACCAGGAAGCCTCCAGACTACAACATAGCACTTCAGAGGTCTAGAATGGTGGCACGGACATGTGAGACTCATGGGACAacagctccacagcagcagtCACACGGCCACTCAACTGGCAGGCCTGTGAACAAACCTCAGTGGCATAAACCAAATGAGTCAGATCCACGTCTTGCTCACTATCCGTCTCAAGGGTTTTCCACAGAGGAAGATG AAGATGAACAAGTCTCTGCTGTCTAA